From one Desmodus rotundus isolate HL8 chromosome X, HLdesRot8A.1, whole genome shotgun sequence genomic stretch:
- the LOC112300030 gene encoding Y-box-binding protein 1-like, translating into MERKDGLLSEAGQAGPREVAVAASCQASLEDPLPLEGGDCPRALVTSNAGGPRTLEATAAVGAQGKAPKKVIAQKVSGSVKWYSVKRGYGFLRRHDTQEEVFVHYSAIARSGLRKHQRVLGTGEVVEFDVLQSERGTEATNVTRPAGAPVMGSRFSSGFYNRPGAPQHLLGARNAKEDVVDGEAIREDVTTTKGQRYCQTSSPHTQRQQRFPPFREAPGATCSPATFASAKGRWAVHLPAPEPPAGPEDKPPRRGPGFSYRLSRPRGRGTAPDPKPSPNLAQELEAEKKESRSDADGLQQGSQPRYGCHCPNNPCDCHSPQQLPDEQGQKPEGGEGEIGKGPAGKPACVAEKTSASEGEAAVAKPSSAAQAQ; encoded by the coding sequence ATGGAGAGAAAGGATGGCCTCCTGAGTGAGGCTGGACAGGCTGGCCCCCGGGAGGTGGCCGTCGCAGCCTCCTGCCAAGCCTCGCTGGAAGACCCGTTGCCCTTGGAAGGCGGAGACTGTCCCCGGGCCCTAGTCACCAGCAACGCAGGTGGACCCCGGACCCTGGAAGCCACAGCGGCAGTGGGTGCCCAGGGAAAGGCGCCCAAGAAAGTCATCGCCCAGAAGGTGAGCGGATCCGTCAAGTGGTACAGTGTGAAACGCGGGTACGGTTTCCTCAGAAGGCACGACACGCAGGAAGAAGTGTTTGTTCACTACTCGGCCATCGCCCGGAGCGGACTTCGAAAGCACCAGCGCGTCCTGGGCACCGGGGAGGTTGTCGAGTTCGACGTGCTGCAGAGTGAGCGGGGCACCGAGGCCACCAACGTGACCCGGCCAGCCGGCGCCCCGGTGATGGGCAGCCGCTTCAGCTCCGGCTTCTACAATCGCCCTGGCGCGCCGCAGCATCTCCTTGGTGCCAGGAACGCCAAAGAGGACGTCGTCGACGGCGAGGCCATCAGGGAAGACGTCACCACAACCAAGGGCCAGAGGTACTGCCAGACCAGCAGCCCCCACACCCAGCGACAGCAGCGCTTCCCGCCCTTCCGCGAGGCCCCGGGCGCCACCTGCAGCCCTGCCACCTTCGCTTCCGCCAAAGGCCGGTGGGCAGTGCACCTGCCTGCGCCCGAGCCACCCGCAGGGCCTGAGGACAAACCGCCGCGCCGGGGGCCGGGGTTCAGCTACCGGCTGAGCCGCCCTAGGGGCCGAGGCACTGCCCCTGATCCGAAGCCGTCACCCAACCTCGcccaggagctggaggcagaAAAGAAGGAGAGCAGGAGCGATGCCGACGGCCTGCAGCAGGGGTCCCAACCACGCTACGGATGCCACTGCCCCAACAACCCCTGTGATTGCCATAGCCCGCAGCAGCTGCCTGACGAACAAGGCCAGAAACCCGAAGGAGGAGAGGGTGAGATTGGGAAGGGCCCTGCTGGGAAACCCGCTTGCGTTGCGGAGAAGACCAGCGCCTCCGAGGGGGAAGCTGCAGTTGCAAAACCCTCCTCTGCTGCTCAGGCCCAGTAG